In Sphaerospermopsis torques-reginae ITEP-024, the genomic window CAATGCTTTAGCATCTTCTAGAAGATGTTTTTTAACTCAGACTTAAACAACCGATAATTGCTGGGTTTACCTAAAGTTAATTGTTGACTAAATTCCTGTAATATGCGGTTTTTCAGGTTAATTGTATCACTTTGGGATATGGGTTTGCGGGATATTCCTAAACCTAAAACTTGGGTAAGTTCATCTTTAGGTAATTTTTGCATTCCAATTAATAAACGACAACAATTATTTTCACCTCCGGTAAATTGTTCTATTTCTTCTTCTATTAATTTCCATCCCCGCAGGTTGAAATAACCTACACAAAAATCCGCTTTATGTGCATTTTTTAAACTTTCTTTGAGGGTGGTTAATAGTCCTTCTTCAATTCCTTCTTCTCTTCCTTCTTCTTTAATTTCTTGATAAACTCTTGTTTGTTTGAGCGTAATTCCTAACATAGATTCTACCTCATGACGTTTGAGATTTTCAAATTTGTACATCATAATAGTTGTGATCATTTCTATTATGACATTATTTGATGATGATGGGGTTTTTGATTGGGTTTTTGTTAATAAATATCTCGCTGCTTCTGGTGCTTGATCTTCTGGTATGCTAGTTAACATCATCATTGCTACCCATGTAGGTAATTGATGAATGTCTCCCAGTTCATTTAAGTATATTCTATGCACTTGATCACTGTTTAAAAATGTTCGCATTGCATAAGTATTACTTTGTTCAATGTCACGAGATGGGT contains:
- a CDS encoding Rpn family recombination-promoting nuclease/putative transposase, whose translation is MRRDTIFYKLFQQYPSLLFELLENPPENADSYRFDSVAVKEPKFEIDGVFLPPENKPPRVIYFCEVQFQKDETLYDRIVAESSLYFYRNRSKFRDWETVIIYPSRDIEQSNTYAMRTFLNSDQVHRIYLNELGDIHQLPTWVAMMMLTSIPEDQAPEAARYLLTKTQSKTPSSSNNVIIEMITTIMMYKFENLKRHEVESMLGITLKQTRVYQEIKEEGREEGIEEGLLTTLKESLKNAHKADFCVGYFNLRGWKLIEEEIEQFTGGENNCCRLLIGMQKLPKDELTQVLGLGISRKPISQSDTINLKNRILQEFSQQLTLGKPSNYRLFKSELKNIF